In Francisella salimarina, the genomic window ACTTTTACAGTTATTGGTAAATAGTGATTATCTTGAGTTTCTGGATTATCTTCTAGAGCAAAGAAAGTACGCGAGCTATCCACCATATACCTATCAAGCACAAATCATAGCAGAATCAAAAGATGAAAATAAAGTCTTAAATATGTTGGAGCAAATATATTCAAGCTTGAAAGATAGCTCTGGTGTGCAAGTATCTAAGCCATTACCAGCTCTTCATCTGAAAAAAAATAATGTATATCGTTATAGTATACTTTTAACTTCGAACTCACGTAGTCAGATAAATTTAATAATTAAATGGGTTGCTAATAGTCAAATAATGTCAAGTTTAAAAAATTCAGTCAAGATGTGTTTTGATATTGACCCAATAGAGCTAGGTTGATTTAGCGAACTTCTATTTTTCTGAATTTAAATATTGATGAAAAATTTTAGGGTTATCTTTTATCCAGTCATTAAATTTACTCGCAAGACTTTTTCCTATTGGTGTGTTATTAAACATAAAAGCCTTATATGAAATACTATCATCAACTTTAACTGGTACTTGGCAAATACTTCGATTTATAGAGTGCTGATACGCAATTTCGGGCGAATCAGTAAACATTATATCTGGATATATACCATCTATGCCATCGGTGATAGATTTAACTGCAAGCTTATTATCAGCGATAATTAATAATTGAGCATTTTTGATTTTCTGTAAGGCAAATTTTTCATTTGTTCCACCTCTATTTTCTATGATTAGGGTATTTGGATTGTCTATATCTGCAAAGCTCTTGAACTTAGATAAGTTTTTGCAGCTAGTCATAGCAGCCTTACTAAAAGAGCCTAATGGAGTAGAGAATATGAATTTTGCTTGACGAGTGGGAGTTATTGACATACCTCCTACAAAGACATCAAATTTATTGTCTTTTAGATCACTTTCAGCAGTTGCCCAAGTGGTCTTAACAAATTTAATATCTTCATTATTTGCTTCAGCAAAAGTTTTTATGAGATCGATATCTTTCCCGGAGAATTTATTATCGTTTTTGTTATAAGTTGAAAAAGGAGCATAATCTCCAGTTGTTCCAACAATAATATCTGCATAACAATTAGATGTTATAACAAGAAATAAAGTGATAGTCAGAGATATTATTTTTTTCATTTTTAAAAACAAATAAAATTTGAATGAAAAAATTTTATATCAAAGAGAAGAAATAAAATAGAAGAAAATAGCAGATAGAAAATTAGTCTTCTTTTTTGTCGATTCTGCTAGCTACAAAACAACCAGCACCAACAGCTACAAATGCAGATGTAATCCATAATAAATAAAACATACTAGTCTCCTCTTAGTATAACTCGTGAGAGTTTGCTTTAACTTCTTCAGCAGATACTCTACGACCATTTGCCCACATTTTCTTATACACAAAGAATGTATAAGAGAAGATGATTGGAAGTATAATAACAGCTG contains:
- a CDS encoding transporter substrate-binding domain-containing protein produces the protein MKKIISLTITLFLVITSNCYADIIVGTTGDYAPFSTYNKNDNKFSGKDIDLIKTFAEANNEDIKFVKTTWATAESDLKDNKFDVFVGGMSITPTRQAKFIFSTPLGSFSKAAMTSCKNLSKFKSFADIDNPNTLIIENRGGTNEKFALQKIKNAQLLIIADNKLAVKSITDGIDGIYPDIMFTDSPEIAYQHSINRSICQVPVKVDDSISYKAFMFNNTPIGKSLASKFNDWIKDNPKIFHQYLNSEK